CGACCCGCTGCGCACCCTCTCCGAGCTCTGCCGGACGCGCGTCGCCTGCGTGCCGAACGCCGGACTGCCCGACGAAGAGGGCAAGTACCGCGAAGGGCCCGAGCACTTCCGCACCGTCTTCTCGCGCTTCCTCGACGAGGGATGGCTCAATCTCGTCGGCGGATGCTGCGGCACGCACGACGGCCACGTCGCCGCGCTCGCCGCCCTGGTGACGGGACGCCGGCCGCGCGCCGTGCCGCACCATCAGCGCGCTCTCGTCTCCGGCCTCGAGGCGGTCGAGCTCACGCCGGAGGTCCGGCCGCTGCTCGTCGGCGAGCGCACCAACGTGCTCGGCAGCAAGCGCTTCAAGGAGCTCGTCGCCGCGCGCGACTTCGAGGGCGCCGCCGAGGTCGGACGCGCCCAGGTCCGGGCCGGCGCCCAGGTGCTCGACCTCTGCCTCCAGGACCCGGACCGCGACGAGCTCGCCGACATGGACGGCTTCCTCGAGCGACTGGTGCGCGTCGTCAAGGCGCCGCTGATGATCGACTCGACCGACGCCCGGGTGATGGAGCGCGCGCTCGCCTGGTGCCAGGGCAAGTCGGTGCTCAACTCGGTCAACCTCGAAGACGGCCGCGAACGCTTCGACCGCGTCGTGCCCCTCGCCCGGCGCTTCGGCGCGGCGCTCGTCGTCGGGCTGATCGACGAGCAGGGGATGGCGGTCAGCGTCGAGCGCAAGCTCGAGGTCGCTCGGCGCAGCTATCGGATCCTCGTCGAAGAGATGGGGCTCGCTCCGGAAGACCTCTGGTTCGATGCCCTGGTCTTCCCCTGCGGCACCGGCGACGAGGCGTACCTCGGCTCGGCGGCCGAGACGATCGAGGCGGTGCGCGCGATCAAGGCGGAGCTCCCCTTCGTCCGCACGGTGCTCGGCGTCTCGAACGTCTCCTTCGGTCTGCCGCTCGCCGGTCGCGAAGTGCTGAACTCCGTCTTCCTGTACCACGCCACGCAGGCAGGGCTCGACGCGGCGATCGTCAACACCGAGCGCCTGGCGCGCTACGCCGAGATCCCCGCCGAGGAGCGCCGGCTCGCCGAACGACTCCTCTTCCTCCGGCTCGGCGACAAGGCCGCTGGCGAAGGGGCGGTGGCCGAGTTCACCGCCCACTTCCGCGGGCGCCAAGCGGCGGCGACGGCGCCGCGCGCCGAGCTGCCGCTCGCCGAACGCCTGGCGCGCGCGATCGTCGAAGGGAGCAAGGTCGGCCTGGAGCAGGACCTCGCCGCCGCACTCGCCGATCCGGCGTGGCCGACGCCGCTCGCCATCATCAACGGTCCGCTGATGAGCGGCATGGCCGAGGTCGGCCGGCTGTTCAACGCCAACCAGTTGATCGTCGCCGAGGTGCTGCAGTCGGCCGAGGTGATGAAGGCCGCGGTCTCCTTCCTCGAACCGCACATGGAACGCACCGCCGGGAGCTCCGCCACGCGCGGCAAGGTGCTCCTCGCCACGGTGAAGGGCGACGTCCACGACATCGGCAAGAACCTCGTCGACATCGTCCTGTCGAACAACGGCTTCGAGGTGATCAACCTCGGCATCAAGGTGCCTTCCGAAAAGCTCATCCAGGCAGCGCGCCAGCATGCTCCGGACGTGATCGGGCTCTCCGGCCTGCTGGTCAAGAGCGCCCAGCAGATGGTGGTCACCGCCGGCGACCTGCGCGCCGAGGGCATCGACGTGCCGCTGCTCGTCGGCGGCGCTGCCCTGACCCGCCGCTTCACCCACCAGAAGATCGCGCCGGCGTACGGGGCCCTCTGCACCTACGCCAAGGACGCGATGCACGGTCTTTCCCTGGTCGAGCGGCTGCTCGACCCGTCGCGGCGCGAGGCGCTCGAAGGCGAGGTGGCAAGGCTCTCCGAGGAGGACCGTGCGGTGACCCCGGAGCGCGCCGAGGCGGCCTTCCCCACCACGAGCCCGCGACGGTCTGCGGTGCGTCGCGATCTCGCCGTGGCGGCTCCGCCGGATCTCGAGCGCCATGTCGAGACGCTCGACCTCGACGCGGTCTGGGCCGAGCTCAACCCGCAGATGCTCTACGGCAAGCACCTCGGCCTGCGCGGCGCGGTGAGCCGACTCGCCGAAGCGGGGGACGAGAAGCTCTCGCGCCTGACCGCACTCGTCGACGAGCTCAAGGCGTTCGCTCGCGGCGGCGCGAAACCGGGCGCGATGCAGGCCCGAGCCGTGTGGCGCTTCTTCCCGGCGCGGGCTGCCGGCGAGACGCTGACGCTCTTCGACCCGGCGAGCGGCACCGTCGCCGCGACGTGGGAGTTCCCACGGCAGTCCGGACCCGACGGCCTCTGTCTTGCCGACTACGTGCTCGACGACGACCATGTCGCCCTCTTCGTCACGACCGCGGGCGGCGGTGTGCGCGACGTGGTCGAAGACTGGAAACGCTCCGGCGAGTACCTGCGCAGCCACGCCTACGCCGCCCTGGCGCTCGAAACCGCCGAGGCCGCGGCGGAGCATCTGCATCGCCGCCTGCGCACGCTCTGGGGATTCCCCGACCCGCCCGAGCTCAGCACCCAGGACCGGCTCCAGGCGCGCTATCGCGGCAAGCGCTACAGCTTCGGCTACCCCGCCTGCCCCGACCTCGCCGGCCAGCGCCAGCTCTTCGCCGCGCTCGCCCCGGAGGAGATCGGCGTCCGGCTGACCGAGGGCGACATGATGGAGCCCGAGGCGAGCGTGTCGGCTCTGGTGATCCACCACGCCGAGGCCCGGTACTTCGGGGCATGAGCGCTGCCGGGTGAAGCTCGTCGCTGCACGATCGCCCGCTTGGCGATAACCTCGTGCTCTGCGAGAGGGAGCCAGCGGAATGGACGAGCGCGACGAGCCCACCCATCCGGTCGCCCAGGACCTCGACGACACGCAGCAGCTTCCCCCGGAAGCGCTCGTCGGCAGCCCGGCCGGCACCGTGCCGACGGCGAGTGTCGGTCCCGGCACGCCGCCACCGATTCGCAGCCCCGGAGGCGCGCGTTCGGCGAGTGCTTCGCCGACCGCCGTCGAGCCCCCGCCCGGCGCCGCCGGGAGTCGGGGGCGCACTCACCTGTCGCCCTGGCTCCTCGGGGGCGCGGCCGCGGGAGCTGCCCTCGCCGCCCTCGTCTGGTTGCTGGTCGCTGTCGTCGGCTCACCCGGGGATTCGCCCGTGCCCGCCGCTCCCGCCGCCGGACCGCGAGCGACCCCGGCGGCGGCGACCGAGCGACTGCGCGATCGCGATGGCGTGATCACCCTCTACGCCGACGGTCGCCTCGAGGGCCTCGACGCCGTCGCACCGAACGTCCGTCGTGCCGTCGTCGAGACGCTGCGCGACGGGCGGCTCCCCGACAATCCCGAGCTCGCCGCGGCGCTGGCCAAGCTGCGCTCGCCCGCGCCCACCGAGGTCGGCGTCGCCCGGCCGATCGCTCCGGTCGGCGTGCGGCTGCTCACCGATCAGCCCCGCTTCTCGTGGAGCGAGCACCCCGCGGCGGTCGACTACGAGGTAACGATCGTCGACCGGCTCGGCAATCCGCTCTTCACCAGCCCGCGCCTGCGAGCGCTCGCCTGGGAGCCTCCTCGGCCGCTGCCGCGCGGCCGGCCGCTCGCCTGGCGCCTCGTCACGCGGGTGCGGCGCGGCGAGACCGAGCCCTCGGTCGTCGAAGGGCGCTTCGCCCTCGTGTCGGCCGAGGACCTCGCCTGGCTCGATCGCGAGATCCGCGCCGCGCGCGACTCGTCGCTCGTCAGTGCCGTGCTCTATGCCGAGCTCGGCGCGCTCGACGACTGCCACGCTGCGCTCGTCGAGCTGGCGCGGCTCAACCCACAGGCGGTCGTCGTGGGACGACTGCTCGCCGACCTCCAGCGCCGGCGAGGCGGTTGAGCGCCGTGTCCGACGGGCTCGCGCTGGCCCTCTCCGGCGGCGGCCTGCGCGGGCTCGCGCATCTCGGCGTTCTCGAAGTCCTCGAACGCGAGGGGTTGGCGGTGCGGGCCATCGCCGGAACCAGCATGGGCGGATTCGTCGGCGCGCTCCTCGCCGCCGGCGTGCCGCTCGCCACGATCCAGGCCGAGCTCGCCGGCACCCTCGCGACGCGCCGCTTGCTCGGGCTGCTCGACCTGCGAGTGAGCCGCTGGGGCGTCGCCCTGCGCGGTCGCCGGGTGCATGCCCTCCTGCGCCGGCTGCTCGGCGGCGACCGTCCGTTCTCGTCGCTCGCTTTCCCTCTGGCTCTGGTCGCTTCGGACCTGAGCAGCGGCCGCGAGGTCGTCCTGCGCGACGGCCCGGTCGCCGACGCGGTGCGGGCGACGATCTCGGTCCCCGGGGTGTTCGAGCCGGTCGAGCGCGGGAGGATGCGCCTCGTCGACGGCGGACTGCTGGACAACCTGCCGGTCGGCGTCGCCCGCTCGCTCAGCGATCGCCCGGTCGTCGCCATCGATGTGCTGCCCTTCTTCCGCGCGAATCGACCCGGGGAGGAGCCGAGCGTCACGCCGCTGCGCGCCGCACGCTCCCCACAGGGCCTGCGCGACGCGCTCCACCGGTCGATGATGATGATCGCCGAGATGGGCGCTCTGCGCCTGGCGCTCGACCCGCCCGACCTGGTGCTGCGACCCGCGGTGCCGCCCGACGTCACGCTCCTGTTCGGGCGCCAACGCACGACGGAGATCGTCACCGCGGGACGAGTCGCCGCCGAGGCCGCGCTGCCGCTCCTCGTCGAGCTCGCCGCGCGGGCGCCGGCCGCTCGTTGACGCGAGCAGCCGGCGCGAGCCGAGGAACCTCTACTCGATCCCGACCTCGTGCAGCAGGTGCTTGGCACCTTCCACCTCGCTCCAGGTCCAGAGCAGGTAGCGGGTGTCGACCTGGATCGAGCGCGTCTTCTCCGTGTCGAAGAGGAAGTCCGACGCCACGGTGTCGAAGGTGCCGTCGAAGAGCAGCCCGACGAGCTCGCCCTTGCCGTTGAGCACCGCCGAGCCGGAGTTGCCGCCCGTGGTGTCGACGTCGGAGAGGAAGTCGATCGGCACGTCCCCGAGCTTGGCGTCGAGGTAAGGCGTGCTCTTGCCGGCGCGCAGAGCGCGAATCGCCGCGAGGAGGCGCTCCGGCGCGTTGAACTCGCCCTTGCCGGTGTGCTTCTCGACGACGCCCTGGAGCGTCGTCTGCGGCAGATAGGCGAGGCCGTCCCGCGGCGAGACACCCTGGACGCGTCCGAAGGTGACGCGGAGAGTCGAGTTGGCATCCGGTGCCACCAGACCGCCGCGCTGGGCGAGGAGCGCGCGCATGTAGACCGGGCGCAGGCGGGTGCGTTTGCCGTCGTCAGCCTTTTCCTTGTCGCGAATCGCCTGGTCGAGCGAGTGGAGGGCCACGGCGAGCTCGATGGCCGGGTCCTTGGCGGCGAGCAGCTCGGAGGTCGACTTGTCGAAGAGGGCCAGTCGGACCTCCTTCTCGCCGAGCTTCGTTCCCGCGTAGTAGCGGTCGAGGTAGAGGTCGATCGCCTTCTCCGACGCTTCGCGCGCCATGCCGGCGGCGAGGCCGATCACCTGGTCGAGCGCCTCGATCCGCTGACCCGCCGGGAGCGCGGCCGCCTCGAGCAAGGTGTAGCGGAAGAACGGCCGATCGAGCCGCGCGTCGTAGGAGCGCTGCATCCGGTCGAGCCCCTCGCGCATCCGACCCCAGTTGCGCTCCTGGAATGCCGGGTCCCGGTCGAGATCGGGCTTCACCCGCTCGAGCGACTGGCGGTAGATCTGGTTCGCCGTACCGAGCAGCACCGAGCCGCCGTACAGGCCGCCGAAGACGGCGTCGCGCTCCCGAGTCGTCAGGCTCTCGACGCGCATCGCTTCGAGCGCCGGGAGGATCGAGCCGAACTCCTTCTGCCGCTGCGGATCGGCGGCGATCCAGGCTTCCAACGCCTTCTGCTGCGCCTCCTTCCGGGCGAGGATGCCGCCGCGCTCGAGCCCGGCGAGCACGCCGACGTTCTTCGTCAGGCCGTTGTTGAGGCCGCGCTTGCGCGGCTCGGCCTTGATCGCCAGCTCGGGAATCCCCGCCACCGCCTGCTCGAGCAGCGCGAGCTGCTCCTTGGCGCGGCGGATCGAACGCGGCAGGGTCCATTCGGTGCGGTCCTTGACCTCGCCGTAGGTCTCGTGGCGCTGCGTGCGGCCTGGATAGCCGGCGACGAAGATCAGCTCGCCCGGGCTCGCACCCGCCGGCGACACCTTGAGGTAGTGCTGCGGATGATAGGGAACGTTCTCCTTGGCGTAGGCGGCCGGCTTGCCGTCCGGCGCGACGTAGGCCCGGTAGAAGGAGAAGTCGCCGGTGTGGCGGGGCCACTGCCAGTTGTCCGTCTCTCCGCCGAAGTTGCCGATTCCGGCAGGTGGAGCGTAGACGAGGCGGATGTCGTTGAGCTCGAGCTGTGCGATCTCGAAGTAGCGCAACCCTTCGAAGAACGAGGCGATCCGGCAGCGCAGGCCGTCCTTTTCACAGGCCGCCGTGCGCTCTTTGATCCGCTTCTCGACGATGTCGAAACGCTGGCGATCGGTCGCCTTCGGGTCGAGCTTGCCGGTGATCGCCTCGGTGACTTCGGTCACCTTCACCGTGACGAAGACGCGCGACCCTGGACCGTTCCAGAGCTCGTCGGCGCGCGTCGCGGCGAGGAACCCGTCGACGATGAGGTTGTGCTCGGGCGTCGCGTTGTACTGCAGCGACCCCTGGACACAGTGATGGTTGGTGGCGATGAGCCCGTCCGGAGAGACGAACGAGGCGCTGCAGCCGCCGAGCGAGACGATCGCTCCCATCGGGAAGCCGGTCAGGTCGGCCCAGATCTTCGGGTCGGCAGCGAAGCCCAGCTCCTGGAGTCGTGGCGCGAGGTCGGGGATCTGCTGCGGCATCCACATCCCTTCGTCGGCGACGACGGGCATGGCGCAGAGGAACAGGGCCGCAAGAGCGGCGACGAACGAGGTGATTCGCAAAGCAAGTCCTCCTTCGGGACGGTGCGTCCGCATCGGAACCGCCGCCTGTCGGGCAGCGGCATGTCCGGCGATCATCCCCCTTTGAGCGGCGATTCGCACCACCCGTTTTCTCGGGACCCGCCGGCTGTCTAGCGGTTTCCGCTTCCTTCGAGCTCGGCGAGACGCCGCCTCAGGCGCTCCGGGGATCGGGCGTGGGAAGTCCCGTAGCGAAGCAGGCTCAGCGCTTCGGTGCGCGCTCCACGCGCGGCCAGGAAATCGGCGAGCGCAACGGTCGCGTCCGCGTGCCGCGGATCCCAGGCCAGGGCGCGGCGGAGCGCCGCGACTCCCGCCTCGGTCTCTCCTCGTCCGAGCAGGGCGCGCCCGAGATGGAAGGACGCGGCCGCGAGGTTCGGGCGCGCGTCGAGCGCGCGCTGGAGGTGGAGGATCGCCTCGTCGACCGAACCCCGGTCGAGCAGCAACCGGCCGAGGTTGAACTCCGCCTCGGGGCGCGGCTCCCGTCCGCCGACCAGAAGAGCGCGAAGCTGCGCGATCGCTCCCTCGCGGTCGCCCTGTCCGGCGCGGGCGAGCGCGGCCCATTCGCGCGCCTGGGGCTCGTCCGGCGCCCGGCGCAGGGCCGCGGCGACGGCTCGCTCTGCCGCCGCGAAGCGCCGGCTCCCGAGCTCGCCGTAGGCGAGATCGAGCCAGGGCTCTGCCGACGCCGGCGCCCGGGCGGCGAGCAGACGCTCGAGCCGTTCGACGCCAGCAGGGCTTGCCCCCCCGGCGAGGCGCACCACGGCAAGCGCACGGTCGAGCTCGCCCTGACCTCGATCGCTGCCGGAGGGTGGGTCGTAGAGCTCGACCCCGACGAGTGCCGGCTCCCGTTCGCTGCGAGGCGCCAACGCATCGCGTCCCGGCGGGTGTCGCACGATGCCGTGATCGGTCATGACCGCGTGCACGACGTCTTGCGCCCGCCGCTTCGGGAGGTGGCAGGCGGCACAGTCCGCGGCGACGTCGGCGTGTGCCGGCGACGCGGTCGACAGCGTTCGATGGCAGCCGAGGCAGACGCTGCGAACCCGGGCGGCAAGCTCGGCGGGCGGCGGTCGCCGGTGCGGGTCGTGACAGTCGAGACAGGAGATCCTTCCCCCGCTCGCCGTGAAGCAGCGGCTTCGCCGCAGGCGATAGGCGTGATGGTTGATCTCGAATCGATCGGCCGCTGGGAGGCCTTCTTCCTCCACCTCGACCAGGATCCGCCGGTCAGCCAGACGGTCGCCGGGGCGGAACGCAAAGTCCCCCTGCCCTTCCCGCGCGATGCCGGGAAGGGTCACCGAGGGCTGGAGGTGACACTGGTAGCAGACCTCTTCGCGCCGCTCCCTGGGGAGCCGTGCCGGATTGACGATCGCTTCGCGGATCTCCGCCGGCGGTCGCCCTCCCGCCCAGGCCCGGCGTACGTGCTCGGCGCCGGGCCCGTGACAACGCTGGCAGCCGATCCCCTCGCCGAGCGCCTCGGGGAAGCGTTGCGGTGCCCACCGCGCGTCCCCGCCGCTCTCGTAGGCCGGCAGCGCCGCGTGGCAGGCCAGGCACTCGCGGCGCACCCGGCGGGTGACGCCATCGTGGTCGGGCCGGTCGAACCCGGGCGCCATCCCCCAACGCCCGCTCTCGGCATACCAGGCGATCGGCAGCTGATAGAGCTCGCCCCCCGGAGTGCGGTAGAGGTAGCTCTTCGCGTGCCGGCCCGAGCCGAGAACCCAGTCGACCGGGATCTCCAACTCGTGCATCGGTGCAGCGTCACCGGCCTGCACGAAGCTGCGGAAGACGAGGCTCCCGTCCCGCCAGAAGAGCGAATAGCGCTGCCCCGACGGCTCGTGGACGAACACCTCACCCAGCGGCCCACCGACGTTGTCCGGTCGCGGAGCCGCGAGCGCCTGCGACATCGCGACCTCACGGAAGCTCGCCGCGAGGCCGACGTGGCACGGCGTGCATTCGCGGTCGGCGACGAACCCGGTCGGTCCGTCGTCCGCCGCGCGCAGCGGCTCCGCCAGCAGGACGACGCCCACCGACCCGGCGAGGACGGAGAGGAGACGCACGGCAAGCGACGGTCGGCGCACGAGCAGGCTCACTTCGGGACGAGGACGATCCTACTGTGTGGACCGAAGCCGAGCGGTGGCCAAGGGATCGGCCTCGCGCCGGGAATACCAAGACGACCGGTCACGTTCTTTTCGTCATGGCCCGCGGACGACATCGCGACCGACTGCTCGACGAGGGCCTGCGCCTCTTCGCCCAGCGGGGGTTCGCCGGGACCGGCGTCCAAGAGATCGCCGATGCCGGCGGCATCCCGAAAGGCTCGTTCTACAACTACTTCGCCTCGAAAGACGAGTTCGGCGTGGCGGTGGTGGAACGCTACGGCGCCTGCTCCTGCCAGGAGATGGCGGCGGCGCTCTCCGGCTCGGGCTCGCCGATCGAACGCCTGAAAGCGGCCTTCCGCCGACACGACGACACGCTCGTCGCTTCGGGGTTTGCCGGCGGCTGCCTCGCCGGGAGACTGGCCCAGGAGCTCGCCGGCGAACAGCCGGTCTTCCGCGCTCCGCTCGAAAAGATCTTCCGCGAGCAGCGCCGACTCGTCGCCGACCTCCTGGCGCAGGCGGCAGCCGCAGGAGAGATCGCAGCGGTCTCCGATGTCGAGACCCTCGCCGGCTTCCTGCTCTCGGCCTGGCAAGGAGCCATGCTTCGTGCCAAAGCCGCCGGCAGTGCCCGACCGCTCGAAGAGTTCCACGCCATCACCTTCGCCAGGCTCCTCGCCCCACCCATCCCCGCCGCTCGCTGATCCGTAGAGTGGCATGAAGAACCTCGATCGACCCGACCCCATGACTCGAATTAAGACGACTGGTCATATTAAGACACTCGCACTCTTCGTTTTCTCCGCCCTGCTCCTGACGGGGCCGACCACGACGACCGCCCGCGCCGACGCGCCGCGGATCCTCTTCACCACTTCGAACGACCTGATCGCCGGCGAGGCGCAGGGAGACGACCTCTACACCGCCGCTCTCGCTCTCGAGGTACAGGGCAACGACCTGCGATGGCGCTTCGGCGAACGCATGTTCACCGACCGCCGGCGGGCCTTCCGTTTCGACGAGACCTACCTCGAGTTGGCAAGGTCGCTCGGCCCGCCCTCGGCGACCGCGGGAGGATGGTTCGGCGAGATCTCGGGCGGCGTGATCCACCTCGGGCGCGGCCTGCTCGGAGAGGGCGTGCAGAACGAGGTCCACCGCGTCGTCGGCGCCGAACGAGTCTCGTTGCCCTACCTCGACTCCGACCGCTGGGTCGGGAGTGCCACCCTGCGCGGAGGGCGGGCCCTGCCGGTCGCCGCCCCGTGGTCTCTCGAGGTCGAAGGCGAGGTTCACCTCGCACCAGCCTTCCGCAGTTGGCAGAAGCTCGCGGTCGTCGCCGAGCGCGAGCTCGCCGGTGGGCTCGCCATG
This genomic window from Holophagales bacterium contains:
- a CDS encoding patatin-like phospholipase family protein; protein product: MSAVSDGLALALSGGGLRGLAHLGVLEVLEREGLAVRAIAGTSMGGFVGALLAAGVPLATIQAELAGTLATRRLLGLLDLRVSRWGVALRGRRVHALLRRLLGGDRPFSSLAFPLALVASDLSSGREVVLRDGPVADAVRATISVPGVFEPVERGRMRLVDGGLLDNLPVGVARSLSDRPVVAIDVLPFFRANRPGEEPSVTPLRAARSPQGLRDALHRSMMMIAEMGALRLALDPPDLVLRPAVPPDVTLLFGRQRTTEIVTAGRVAAEAALPLLVELAARAPAAR
- a CDS encoding S46 family peptidase — protein: MRTHRPEGGLALRITSFVAALAALFLCAMPVVADEGMWMPQQIPDLAPRLQELGFAADPKIWADLTGFPMGAIVSLGGCSASFVSPDGLIATNHHCVQGSLQYNATPEHNLIVDGFLAATRADELWNGPGSRVFVTVKVTEVTEAITGKLDPKATDRQRFDIVEKRIKERTAACEKDGLRCRIASFFEGLRYFEIAQLELNDIRLVYAPPAGIGNFGGETDNWQWPRHTGDFSFYRAYVAPDGKPAAYAKENVPYHPQHYLKVSPAGASPGELIFVAGYPGRTQRHETYGEVKDRTEWTLPRSIRRAKEQLALLEQAVAGIPELAIKAEPRKRGLNNGLTKNVGVLAGLERGGILARKEAQQKALEAWIAADPQRQKEFGSILPALEAMRVESLTTRERDAVFGGLYGGSVLLGTANQIYRQSLERVKPDLDRDPAFQERNWGRMREGLDRMQRSYDARLDRPFFRYTLLEAAALPAGQRIEALDQVIGLAAGMAREASEKAIDLYLDRYYAGTKLGEKEVRLALFDKSTSELLAAKDPAIELAVALHSLDQAIRDKEKADDGKRTRLRPVYMRALLAQRGGLVAPDANSTLRVTFGRVQGVSPRDGLAYLPQTTLQGVVEKHTGKGEFNAPERLLAAIRALRAGKSTPYLDAKLGDVPIDFLSDVDTTGGNSGSAVLNGKGELVGLLFDGTFDTVASDFLFDTEKTRSIQVDTRYLLWTWSEVEGAKHLLHEVGIE
- a CDS encoding tetratricopeptide repeat protein, with protein sequence MSLLVRRPSLAVRLLSVLAGSVGVVLLAEPLRAADDGPTGFVADRECTPCHVGLAASFREVAMSQALAAPRPDNVGGPLGEVFVHEPSGQRYSLFWRDGSLVFRSFVQAGDAAPMHELEIPVDWVLGSGRHAKSYLYRTPGGELYQLPIAWYAESGRWGMAPGFDRPDHDGVTRRVRRECLACHAALPAYESGGDARWAPQRFPEALGEGIGCQRCHGPGAEHVRRAWAGGRPPAEIREAIVNPARLPRERREEVCYQCHLQPSVTLPGIAREGQGDFAFRPGDRLADRRILVEVEEEGLPAADRFEINHHAYRLRRSRCFTASGGRISCLDCHDPHRRPPPAELAARVRSVCLGCHRTLSTASPAHADVAADCAACHLPKRRAQDVVHAVMTDHGIVRHPPGRDALAPRSEREPALVGVELYDPPSGSDRGQGELDRALAVVRLAGGASPAGVERLERLLAARAPASAEPWLDLAYGELGSRRFAAAERAVAAALRRAPDEPQAREWAALARAGQGDREGAIAQLRALLVGGREPRPEAEFNLGRLLLDRGSVDEAILHLQRALDARPNLAAASFHLGRALLGRGETEAGVAALRRALAWDPRHADATVALADFLAARGARTEALSLLRYGTSHARSPERLRRRLAELEGSGNR
- a CDS encoding TetR/AcrR family transcriptional regulator; translated protein: MARGRHRDRLLDEGLRLFAQRGFAGTGVQEIADAGGIPKGSFYNYFASKDEFGVAVVERYGACSCQEMAAALSGSGSPIERLKAAFRRHDDTLVASGFAGGCLAGRLAQELAGEQPVFRAPLEKIFREQRRLVADLLAQAAAAGEIAAVSDVETLAGFLLSAWQGAMLRAKAAGSARPLEEFHAITFARLLAPPIPAAR